ACGCGAAAGGTGATAGTAAATCTATATTACCTTGTGTACCCTCAAAATCATCAATATATGCTGTAGCTTCTCCATCAAAATCAGTTCCTTTTGGTGCACCAGGTGCTAGATATGCAAACTCACCTCTGACTGAAAAGTTAGAAACTACATCAGTATCTATATTTGGTAACTTATTAACTAAACGTGTGAAAAATGGTACTTCGGTGGCGAAATTACCGTTTATACCAAAAATGGTATTATTGATTGGCTCGGAGTCAAAATTTGCTTTTTGTGTTATAGGACGTTCATTTAAGTTTAAAAGTGTTCCTCCTAACAAGAAATTCTCATTAAACTGATGCTCTACATTAATACCTGTAAAACGTCTTGTTTGTTGTCCGAATAATGCATTGTTTTCTACATCTACGCTGATTGGTGTATTTGATGCCTTAAGTGATTCATCTAGAATTTCCACACGACCTGCTGCGTAATTCACTGTATAATCAACACCTTCGACTAATAATTGTCCATTTGCAGTAACTCTTACAGAACCTCGAGCAGCATTAAAAGGAATTGGTATTCCACCATTTCCTCCACTACTTTTGAATCTTCCTTTTATTTGAAACTTATTCTTTTCTGAGTCGTCTAAAGCTTGTGTTTTAGTTGATTTATAAAGTAAATCATATACGTACTTTTCTTGATTTGGATTATACGTCGCATCATTATTATAATCTTCGGTCAAATCATTTGGGTCTGATAAAACATCGAACAAATACTCTCCAAAAGGCTGTACTTTTGTAAAGATGATTTTACCGTTTTGGACTAGTACAGTTTGACCATTTACAAAATCAAAAAAACCATCTCCGCCTTCTTGTGGGTCACCGTTAAAATTTAACCTATCTAAATGAAATAATCGAATAAGTGGGGTTTCTTCAATCTCAGTATCATCTGCAGTTACATTTGTATTGTTATCATATAATTGCGGAAAAGGAACTGTAACTCCATTGACTTCAGTCGGTGTAATATAATTTAAAGGTGAAGCTTCAGTATAAAATATATTTAATCTAAAGTCCTCTTGTGATAATTGAAAAGCACCGGTGTCGTAGATGTTTTTCATCATTAAATTCCAGATAGGTTCTTCGACTGCTGTTACTGCACTCTTTAGCATTTTAAGAACTAAGCTTTGATTATTTACAACTTGGTTTCCATTACCAGGATTTACAGTAACGTCAGTAGCATTTACACCATCATTTGCAAATTCACCTACTTGAAATACTTGTCCTCCAACAGTATATTGAAACGCAACAGCTAAAACTTCGTCATTTAACAAACGTTGATTCAAAGAAATGTATCCTAACTGAGTGTTTAACTGGTAATCTTGTCCTTGGATAAGTTTACGTGCACTTTCTAAAATACCATAATCAAAACCTTCGTTTACTGGGATATTGATACCACTTTGCACATTCGTAATATCTCTTACATTATCATTAAGTTCGGAATCAGGTCCACCGATATTAGTAGGGTCAAAATTATTGTTTGGGTTATCAGGAAACCCTTGTGGATTATTACCGGTTGAATTAAAATTAGTAAAACCTGGCGGCGGATTATCTAATCCAATGTCTTCAATTCTTACCTCACCCAAATCCTGCAGAGCAACAATATTACGTACATTCTGAGTTTGATTATTTCTGTTAGTTACCCAAACTTCAATACGAGTTACTTGTACTTGTGTGCTCAAATAAGGATACGTAAGCATAGCCCTATCATAATTCTGCTCAAAATATTGTGCCAAAAAGAAGTGACGGTTCTCATCGTAGTCTCTGGCAAAGAATTCAAATTCTTCCAATGTTCCACCGCCTTGAGCGGTTACTGAACGAGATTCTGATTGTTGTTCAGAGAACACAGCTGTAACTCTAGTTTTTCCAAACTGTAATTCCGTCTTAACCCCAAATAAACTTTGCGCACCAGTAATTAAAGTACTATTAAGTGGCATGTTGACATTACCAACCTCTATCTTTTGAATAATATCATCTTCCGTTGGGGTATATTCTAGCTTTACTAAATTCTGGAAATCAAAAGTTCGTTCTGTATCATATTGTGCATTAACCTGAAGTCTAGTACCGACTGTACCTGTTAAACTCATGCTTATACGCTGATCAAAATCGAATGTGAAATTACTTCGGTTGCGAGGTGTAAATGTTGGATTGTCCTGTTGTGAAAATAAAATTCCTAAATCGACATCTACAGAACCTTGAGGTATTACAGAAATCTTATCACCTCCAAAAATAGTTTCAAAAAATTCTGAATCGACATAAAAATCTGGAAGTAGATTTTTCTGTGCGTCTTCACTGCCTTCTTTTTGTCCAGAAGCAGCGTCTATTTTTTCTTTGTAATACGCATTAAGCTTTTCTCGTTGTACTAATTTCTGAAATTGTGCAGGAGTTAAAATCAAAGGATAATTTACATCGAATTCTCCGATTTTCTCGTTATAAACATACCTGTTTAAAAGCGGATCGTATGTATACTTAGATTGAATACTACCAATTTTTGGTAACTTAATGTCTCCAAATGTAAATGTAGTTTTTGTAGAATCTTGTGCAGCAGAGTTAGTTTGCGCTACAGAAATACCAAAACATAAAAAGCCTATGAGTAATAGGCCATATTTTAATTTGACTAAACTGAAGGAATTATTAGCGTTGGTTGTATTCAAAAGGGTTATAAATTTTTTAGGGCGTCTTTGATTAATGTTTCAACATTTGCATCTGGTTGTTGTGACAAAAGTTTTTCAATAACTTTTTCGGACTGTTTTTTGTTAAATCCTAAAACTTCTAATGCAGATAACGCTTCACTTTTGTTAGTATTGCTTTGACTTAAGGAAACTTCATCAATTCCATAAACCTTTAACACTTTATCTTTTAAATCAAGGATTACACGCTGAGCTGTTTTTGCACCAATTCCTTTTACAGACTGAATAGTTGCAACATCACCCGAAGCTATAGCCTCTTTTACTTGATCTGGGCTTAGAGAAGATAACATTGTACGTGCAGTACTTGCTCCAATACCACTTACAGAAAGTAATAGTCTGAATATTTCTCGCTCAGTTTTTGAGGAAAAACCAAACAAGGTATGGCTATCTTCTTTTACCTGAAGATGTGTATATAATTTGAGATGTTCTCTATCGGGAATTTGACCAAATGTGTGCAATGAAATATTAATCATATATCCCATTCCATTACAATCAATAACTACATCTGTTGGATTCTTCTCAACAAGCTTTCCCTCTATGTGTGTAATCATGTAGTTAAAAAAAAGTTAATGCCTCAAATGTAATAAAATTATTGAGACTTAATAGCCTCAAAAAAGAGGAAAACATTTACTTTTTTTGCTTGCGTTTTTCGCGCTCTTGAGCATCAATTACAGCGATAGCAGTCATATTTACAATTTCATCTACACTAGCATCTAACTGAAGTATATGCGCTGGCTTTCTTAAACCCATCATAATTGGTCCGATAGATTCTGCTTTATTTAGTTCTTTTAGTAGTTTATATGTGATGTTCGCAGACTCTAAATTTGGAAAAATAAGTGTATTTACTTTACGTCCAGCCAATTTTGAAAACGGAAAAATATCCTGAAGCATTTCAGAATTTAGAGCAAAATCGGTTTGCAACTCACCATCCACAATCATATCTGGATTTGTTCTGTGTAAATACTTGACAGCATCTCTCACTTTCTTAGTACGCTCATTATCTGAAGAGCCAAAGTTTGAATATGATATCATAGCCATCACAGGTTCTATACCAAACATTTTTGCAGCATTAGATGTCATTTGTGCAATTTTAGCTAAATCTTTTGCTGAAGGATCTATGTTAATAGCTGTATCACTTAAAAACATTGGTCCTCTTTGGGTCATCATAACGTTTGTTGTAGCAATACGAGACACACCTTTGCCCATACCAATAAGCTCTAACATCGGTTTTACAACACTTGGATAACTTCTTGAATAACCAGAAATTAATGCATCCGCATCACCTTCATTTACCATCATAGCTGCAAAGTAATTACGCTCACGCATAATCTTACCTGCTGAATATTTTGTAACTCCGTTACGCTCATGTCGTTTCCAATATGATTCGGCATACTTATTTTTACGTTCTAATTCCTCGTCTGATTTTGGATCTATAATCAAAACATCTGATTCATCAAACTCAATCTCTTCCATTAACTCCAAGATAGTATCTCTTCTTCCTAATAAGATAGGAATAGCAACGCCTTCTTCAAATACAATCTGAGCTGCTTTTAAAACATCTAATTGATCTGCCTCAGCAAATACAACTCGTTTAGGGTTTGTTCTTGCTCTATTTAATAATAAACGTACTAACTTATTATCCGAACCTAGGCGTTCTAATAAGCTTTCTTTATACTTTGCCCAGTCCTCGATTGGTTCTTTTGCTATACCGCTGTCCATAGCTGCTTTTGCGACAGCTGGTGGTACTTCGGCAATTAGTCTTGGGTCAAAAGGCTTTGGAATAATATAATCACGACCAAAAGTAAGACGTGTCTCACCGTAGGCGATATTTACTTGTTCGGGAACAGGCTCTTTTGCTAATTGAGATAAAGCCTTAACCGCTGCCATTTTCATGGCTTCATTAATTTTTGTAGCTCTAACATCTAAAGCACCTCTGAAAATAAATGGAAAGCCTAGAACATTATTTACTTGATTAGGATGATCACTACGACCAGTTGCCATGATAATATCATCTCTAGTATCTAATGCCAATTGGTAGCCAATCTCTGGGTTAGGGTTTGCCATTGCAAAAACAATCGGATTGTCCGTCATAGTTTTCAGCATGTCTGGCGTCACAATATCTGCCATAGACAATCCAACAAAAACGTCGGCATCTACCATGGCCTCATCCAAAGTATCTATTTTTCGGTGTGTTGCAAACTCTGCTTTTTGACTTGTGAGATTGTCTCGATCATTACGGATAACACCTTTACTATCTAGCATAACGATATTTTCGCGATTTGCTCCGAAAGCTTGGTATAATCGCGTACATGAAATTGCAGCAGCCCCAGCACCACTTACTACTATCTTAACTTCTTTAATATCTTTTTCAGCAAGCTCTAAAGCATTTAATAACGCTGCTGCAGAAATAATAGCTGTTCCATGTTGGTCGTCATGCATTACAGGAATATCTAATTCTTCCTTTAAGCGACGTTCGATTTCAAAAGCTTCAGGCGCTTTTATATCTTCTAAATTAATTCCACCAAAAGTTGGTGCAATATTTTTTACGGTCTCTATAAATTCATCTACATTCTCGGTATCGACCTCTATGTCAAAAACGTCAATATCTGCAAAAATCTTGAAAAGTAAACCTTTACCTTCCATGACTGGCTTAGAAGCCTCTGGACCAATATTTCCAAGTCCTAAAACTGCTGTACCATTAGAAATTACAGCAACTAAATTCCCTTTAGTTGTGTACTTATATACATTTTCTTTGTCTTTATCTATTTCTAAACATGGCTCAGCAACTCCCGGAGAATATGCCAATGCTAAATCTCGTTGGGTTGCATATTTTTTAGTAGGAACAACTTTGATTTTGCCAGGTGTTGGTTTTGCGTGGTATACTAATGCTTCTCTTCTTTTACTTTGCTTACTCATAATTTAAAAATAAATTAAGCTACAAAGATAAGCATTGAGATTTGTTAATAGTTAATCTTTCAAAAACTTAATATTACGTTGTAATCCTGAAAACTTTGTACGCTTTACAGCTGACTTTTTAAAGACTTTTCTGAACGTATCCTCTGTAATTTCCTCCCAATCTTTTTTGGTCATGGATAATAATTCTGGATTTGGGTTGAATAGAGGTTCGTTATGAGATTTACTAAAACGGTTCCAAGGACAAACATCTTGGCAAACATCACAGCCAAACATCCAATCGTCAAATTTACCTTTGAATTCTGTTGGTATATTTTCTTTTAGTTCTATGGTAAAATATGATATACACTTGCTTCCATCTACAACATAAGGTTCAGTTATTGCTTCGGTTGGACACGCGTCAATACATGCTGTACATGTCCCACAATGGTCGGTAACTGGAGAATCATATTCTAATTCTAAATCAATAATAAGCTCTGCAATGAAATAAAATGAGCCTGTTTTTTGACTTAGCAAATTACTGTGTTTTCCAATCCAACCCAATCCACTTTTGGCTGCCCAAGCTTTATCTAAAACTGGTGCCGAATCTACAAAAGCACGACCGTTTACCTCGCCAATTTGTTCTTGAATTATGTGTAGTAATTCTTTCAACTTATCTTTTATGACAAAATGATAATCGGTGCCATATGCGTATTTTGACAGCTTATAAGAATCGCTATTTTGAAATTCTAAAGGATAGTAGTTAAGCAATAAGGATACTACACTTTTAGAACCTTCGACTAACAATGTTGGGTCTAGACGTTTATCGAAATGGTTTTCCATGTAGCGCATATCGCCATGCATATTTTTGTTAAGCCATGCTTCTAACCTTGGTGCTTCATCTTCTAAAAATTCAGCTTTACTCATACCACAAGATAAAAAACCGAGGCGTTTGGCTTCGGTTTTAATGAGTTCTGTGTGTTTTATTTTGTTGTTAATCATTTTTGAGATTCTTCGCTACACTCTGAATAACCATATTAGAACAAACCTCCTTGTGTTGGTCCTTTAATTTTTCCTAGATGTTTGTAAGCTTGCTCAGTGACTTCACGTCCTCGAGGTGTACGCATTATAAACCCTTGTTGGATTAGAAATGGCTCGTACACTTCTTCGATAGTTTCTGAACTTTCACTAACTGCAGTTGCCAAAGTTGTGATACCAACTGGTCCACCTTTAAATTTCTCAATAATAGTAGTTAAGATTTTATTATCCATTTCATCCAGACCATGTGCATCGACATTTAGTGCTTCTAAAGCAAACTTTGATATTTTGATATCAATATTTCCATCACCTTTTATCTGAGCAAAATCTCTAACTCTACGTAATAATGCATTTGCAATACGTGGTGTCCCACGACTACGGCCTGCAATTTCAATAGCAGCTTCCATAGTTATAGGCATATTCAATATCTGAGCACTTCGCTGCACAATTGTTGTTAGTAATTCAGTATTGTAATACTGAAGTCTACTGCTTATACCAAAACGTGCACGCATTGGTGCTGTTAATAATCCCGAACGTGTAGTTGCTCCAACCAATGTAAATGGCGCCAAATTGATTTGAACTGTTCTAGCATTAGGACCAGACTCAATCATAATATCAATTTTATAATCCTCCATAGCTGAGTATAAGTACTCTTCTACTATGGGACTTAAACGATGAATTTCGTCAATAAAAAGTACATCTCGTTCATCAAGGTTGGTTAACAAACCTGCTAAATCTCCGGGTTTATCTAACACTGGACCTGATGTTACTTTAATCCCAACACTAAGTTCATTTGCTAAAATATGAGCCAATGTTGTTTTCCCTAAACCTGGTGGCCCATGAAATAACGTGTGATCTAAAGCTTCGTCTCTTAGGTTAGCTGCCTGAACAAAAATCTGAAGATTTTCCAAAACTTGATCTTGACCAGTAAAGTCATCAAATGAAAGTGGTCTCAATTTCTTTTCGACGTCCAGTTCTTCAGGTGAAAAATTTTCGTTTGTTGGGTCTAAGTTCTCGTTCATGAAATAATTTAGCTCAAATTATGAAGATACTAAAACAAGTTCAGTACAAGCAAATATAAAGAAAAAGCCTTTCTAAATTAGAAAGGCTTTATATATAAGTTGTAGGATGAATTTAATGCTGTAATTCTTCTTCTCCATCTTTCATTGGGACGTTTTGTGGGACAAAATCTTCATCATGACCTGGCTTACTGTAATCATAAGGCCAACGGTAAACATGAGGAATTGCTCCAGGCCAGTTACCGTGCATGTGCTCTACAGGCGCTGTCCATTCCAATGTATTAGATTTCCATGGGTTTTGTTCAGCTTTCTTTCCATAGAAAATACTAACTACAAAGTTGTATAAGAATACTAACTGAGCCACACCAGCTATTAATGCAAATATTGTAATTACACCTTGTGCATTTGTAGTATCATCAAACAATGGAAAGTTTGAATTTGTATAATAACGTCTTGGTAAACCGGCCATACCTATAAAATGCATAGGGAAAAATACACCGTAAGCACAAATTGCTGTTATCCAAAAATGTAAATAGCCTAGATTTTTGTTCATCATACGTCCAAACATTCTTGGGAACCAATGATATACACCTGCAAATACACCATACAATGCTGAAATACCCATTACTAAGTGGAAGTGAGCCACTACAAAATAAGTATCATGAACATTAATATCTAATGCAGAATCTCCTAAGATAATACCTGTTAAACCACCTGTTATAAATGTAGAAACTAAACCAATAGAAAACAGCATGGCTGGGTTCATTTGAAGATTCCCTTTCCAGAGTGTGGTTATATAATTAAATGCTTTTACAGCTGAAGGTATTGCAATTAATAATGTTGTAAATGTAAATACCGAACCTAAGAATGGATTCATACCGGAAATAAACATATGGTGACCCCAAACTATTGTTGATAGGAAAGCAATTGCTAGAATTGAAGCTACCATTGCTCGGTAACCAAAAATTGGTTTTCTTGAATTTGTAGCAATAATCTCAGATGTGATACCTAATGCTGGTAATAATACAATATATACTTCAGGGTGACCTAAGAACCAGAAAAGATGCTCGAATAAAACTGGAGAACCGCCTTGATAATGTAATACTTCACCTTGAATAAATATATCAGATAAGAAGAACGATGTTCCGAAACTTCTATCCATTATTAATAATAATGCAGCTGATAATAATACTGGGAATGAAACAACACCAATTATCGCTGTTACAAAAAATGCCCAAATCGTTAAAGGAAGACGTGTCATTGACATTCCTTTTGTTCTTAAGTTTATTACTGTAACCACATAGTTTAGCGAACCTAATAATGAAGATGCAATAAATATAGCCATAGATACTAACCATAATGTCATACCCATACCAGAGCCACCTTGTGCCATTGGTAAGGCTGATAATGGTGGATATATTGTCCATCCTGCTGCTGCTGGACCAGCTTCGACAAAAAATGATAAAATCATAATTACACAAGACAGGAAGAATAACCAATACGATATCATGTTAAGGAAACCTGATGCCATGTCGCGTGCTCCAATCTGTAGTGGAATTAATAGATTACTAAAAGTACCACTCAGTCCTGCTGTCAAAACAAAGAATACCATAATAGTACCATGTATTGTAACTAATGCTAAATAAATATCCGCATCCATTACGCCATCTGGCGCCCATTTACCCAATAATGCCTCAAAAATTACATTTGGTTGTTCTGGCCAAGCGATTTGCATACGTATCATTAGGGACATCATAATTCCTATAATACCCATAATAATTACTCCAGTAATCAAATACTGTTTAGCAATCATCTTATGATCTTGACTAAATATGTATTTAGTCACAAAAGTTTCTTTGTGGTGATGTACGTCGTGGTCGTCGTGAACGTGTGTTTCTGCTGTTGCTGACATAATCTCTTTTTCTTTTTTCTTAAAACAATTTTTTCTAATACTAGTCTAATAATGAATTTTCGAAAGTCTTTTGTTCTTTCATCCAAGCATCAAACTCTTCTTGTGTCTCAACTACTATCTTCATTTGCATGTTGTAGTGTGATTTTCCACAAATTTTATTACAAAGTAATAAGTAGTCAA
This DNA window, taken from Winogradskyella sp. PC-19, encodes the following:
- the queG gene encoding tRNA epoxyqueuosine(34) reductase QueG, with product MINNKIKHTELIKTEAKRLGFLSCGMSKAEFLEDEAPRLEAWLNKNMHGDMRYMENHFDKRLDPTLLVEGSKSVVSLLLNYYPLEFQNSDSYKLSKYAYGTDYHFVIKDKLKELLHIIQEQIGEVNGRAFVDSAPVLDKAWAAKSGLGWIGKHSNLLSQKTGSFYFIAELIIDLELEYDSPVTDHCGTCTACIDACPTEAITEPYVVDGSKCISYFTIELKENIPTEFKGKFDDWMFGCDVCQDVCPWNRFSKSHNEPLFNPNPELLSMTKKDWEEITEDTFRKVFKKSAVKRTKFSGLQRNIKFLKD
- the ruvA gene encoding Holliday junction branch migration protein RuvA, whose product is MITHIEGKLVEKNPTDVVIDCNGMGYMINISLHTFGQIPDREHLKLYTHLQVKEDSHTLFGFSSKTEREIFRLLLSVSGIGASTARTMLSSLSPDQVKEAIASGDVATIQSVKGIGAKTAQRVILDLKDKVLKVYGIDEVSLSQSNTNKSEALSALEVLGFNKKQSEKVIEKLLSQQPDANVETLIKDALKNL
- the ruvB gene encoding Holliday junction branch migration DNA helicase RuvB; protein product: MNENLDPTNENFSPEELDVEKKLRPLSFDDFTGQDQVLENLQIFVQAANLRDEALDHTLFHGPPGLGKTTLAHILANELSVGIKVTSGPVLDKPGDLAGLLTNLDERDVLFIDEIHRLSPIVEEYLYSAMEDYKIDIMIESGPNARTVQINLAPFTLVGATTRSGLLTAPMRARFGISSRLQYYNTELLTTIVQRSAQILNMPITMEAAIEIAGRSRGTPRIANALLRRVRDFAQIKGDGNIDIKISKFALEALNVDAHGLDEMDNKILTTIIEKFKGGPVGITTLATAVSESSETIEEVYEPFLIQQGFIMRTPRGREVTEQAYKHLGKIKGPTQGGLF
- a CDS encoding NADP-dependent malic enzyme, which translates into the protein MSKQSKRREALVYHAKPTPGKIKVVPTKKYATQRDLALAYSPGVAEPCLEIDKDKENVYKYTTKGNLVAVISNGTAVLGLGNIGPEASKPVMEGKGLLFKIFADIDVFDIEVDTENVDEFIETVKNIAPTFGGINLEDIKAPEAFEIERRLKEELDIPVMHDDQHGTAIISAAALLNALELAEKDIKEVKIVVSGAGAAAISCTRLYQAFGANRENIVMLDSKGVIRNDRDNLTSQKAEFATHRKIDTLDEAMVDADVFVGLSMADIVTPDMLKTMTDNPIVFAMANPNPEIGYQLALDTRDDIIMATGRSDHPNQVNNVLGFPFIFRGALDVRATKINEAMKMAAVKALSQLAKEPVPEQVNIAYGETRLTFGRDYIIPKPFDPRLIAEVPPAVAKAAMDSGIAKEPIEDWAKYKESLLERLGSDNKLVRLLLNRARTNPKRVVFAEADQLDVLKAAQIVFEEGVAIPILLGRRDTILELMEEIEFDESDVLIIDPKSDEELERKNKYAESYWKRHERNGVTKYSAGKIMRERNYFAAMMVNEGDADALISGYSRSYPSVVKPMLELIGMGKGVSRIATTNVMMTQRGPMFLSDTAINIDPSAKDLAKIAQMTSNAAKMFGIEPVMAMISYSNFGSSDNERTKKVRDAVKYLHRTNPDMIVDGELQTDFALNSEMLQDIFPFSKLAGRKVNTLIFPNLESANITYKLLKELNKAESIGPIMMGLRKPAHILQLDASVDEIVNMTAIAVIDAQEREKRKQKK
- a CDS encoding cbb3-type cytochrome c oxidase subunit I translates to MSATAETHVHDDHDVHHHKETFVTKYIFSQDHKMIAKQYLITGVIIMGIIGIMMSLMIRMQIAWPEQPNVIFEALLGKWAPDGVMDADIYLALVTIHGTIMVFFVLTAGLSGTFSNLLIPLQIGARDMASGFLNMISYWLFFLSCVIMILSFFVEAGPAAAGWTIYPPLSALPMAQGGSGMGMTLWLVSMAIFIASSLLGSLNYVVTVINLRTKGMSMTRLPLTIWAFFVTAIIGVVSFPVLLSAALLLIMDRSFGTSFFLSDIFIQGEVLHYQGGSPVLFEHLFWFLGHPEVYIVLLPALGITSEIIATNSRKPIFGYRAMVASILAIAFLSTIVWGHHMFISGMNPFLGSVFTFTTLLIAIPSAVKAFNYITTLWKGNLQMNPAMLFSIGLVSTFITGGLTGIILGDSALDINVHDTYFVVAHFHLVMGISALYGVFAGVYHWFPRMFGRMMNKNLGYLHFWITAICAYGVFFPMHFIGMAGLPRRYYTNSNFPLFDDTTNAQGVITIFALIAGVAQLVFLYNFVVSIFYGKKAEQNPWKSNTLEWTAPVEHMHGNWPGAIPHVYRWPYDYSKPGHDEDFVPQNVPMKDGEEELQH